The following coding sequences are from one Roseburia hominis A2-183 window:
- a CDS encoding S66 family peptidase codes for MRYPKNLSEHGTIGFVAPSFGCATEPYHTAFLNAQKKFREMGHPLDLGPNCYADCGIGISNTPEACGRELTEYYCSDKNEVLISCGGGELMCETLDAVDFEQIRAAVPKWYMGYSDNTNMTYLLATLCDTASIYGPCAAAFGMEPWHPSLSDAYALLRGQKHTVNGYDLWEKESLKDAEHPLVPYHVTEQRILHVFPEPTEALTVQGRLIGGCVDCLVNLLGTTYDKTTGFVEKYKNDGMIWFLESCDLNVMAIRRAVWQMKHAGWFSHVKAFLIGRPAVYGQELMGLDQYHAVWDLLKDYGVPVVMDVDIGHLAPMMPLVCGSYATVQVNGNDISVKMEYL; via the coding sequence ATGAGATATCCGAAAAATTTATCCGAACATGGAACGATCGGTTTTGTGGCGCCATCCTTCGGGTGTGCGACTGAGCCGTATCACACCGCATTTTTGAACGCACAGAAAAAATTCCGGGAAATGGGACATCCCCTGGATCTCGGACCGAATTGTTATGCCGACTGCGGAATCGGGATCAGCAACACGCCGGAGGCGTGCGGCAGAGAACTGACAGAGTATTATTGCAGCGATAAGAATGAGGTGCTGATCTCCTGCGGTGGCGGGGAACTGATGTGTGAGACACTGGACGCGGTGGATTTTGAACAGATCCGGGCAGCGGTACCGAAGTGGTACATGGGATATTCCGACAATACAAACATGACATATCTTTTAGCGACGCTCTGTGATACCGCATCGATCTACGGCCCGTGTGCGGCAGCGTTCGGCATGGAGCCGTGGCATCCGAGTCTTTCGGATGCATATGCACTTCTGCGCGGACAGAAGCATACGGTAAACGGATATGATCTCTGGGAAAAGGAAAGCTTAAAAGATGCCGAGCATCCGCTTGTGCCATACCATGTCACGGAACAGCGAATTTTGCATGTTTTCCCGGAACCGACGGAGGCACTTACGGTGCAGGGACGCCTGATCGGCGGATGTGTGGACTGTCTGGTGAATCTTCTGGGGACAACTTATGATAAAACAACCGGGTTTGTGGAAAAGTATAAGAATGACGGTATGATCTGGTTCCTGGAATCCTGTGATCTTAATGTGATGGCGATCCGGCGGGCGGTCTGGCAGATGAAGCATGCCGGCTGGTTTTCCCATGTGAAAGCTTTTCTGATCGGAAGACCTGCCGTCTACGGGCAGGAACTGATGGGGCTGGACCAGTACCATGCGGTGTGGGATCTGTTGAAAGATTACGGGGTGCCGGTCGTTATGGATGTGGATATCGGACACCTTGCACCGATGATGCCGCTGGTGTGCGGAAGCTATGCAACGGTGCAGGTGAACGGAAATGACATCTCCGTGAAGATGGAATATTTATAG
- a CDS encoding YitT family protein produces the protein MKKEMTYTELAKETAILTAAVAIIATAVYFFLVPSHASVSSISGLGIVLSNFIPLPLSAITMILNVVLLIIGFFTCGREFGVKTVYTSVALPVFLGIFERIFPDYESLTGSQELDVLCYILVVSVGLSILFNRNASSGGLDIVAKIMNKYLHMELGKAMSLSGMCVALSAALVYDKKTVVLSILGTYFNGIVLDHFIFDHDMKRRVCIITEKEEELRKFIIEDLHSGATIYESIGAYNMQKRNEIIAIVDKAEYQKLMNYISREDPHAFITVYTVSDIRYQPKRQQ, from the coding sequence ATGAAAAAAGAGATGACATACACAGAACTAGCGAAAGAGACGGCAATCCTGACGGCTGCCGTGGCGATTATCGCCACAGCCGTATACTTTTTTCTGGTGCCGAGCCACGCATCCGTCAGCAGCATTTCCGGTCTTGGAATCGTGCTGTCCAATTTTATACCGCTGCCGTTGTCCGCGATCACGATGATCTTAAATGTTGTGCTTTTAATTATCGGATTTTTTACCTGCGGAAGGGAATTTGGCGTGAAGACGGTTTACACCAGTGTGGCGCTGCCGGTGTTTCTGGGAATTTTTGAGAGAATCTTCCCGGATTACGAATCGCTCACCGGCAGCCAGGAACTGGATGTGCTGTGCTATATTCTGGTGGTCAGTGTGGGACTCAGCATTCTGTTTAACCGGAATGCGTCTTCCGGCGGACTGGACATTGTGGCAAAGATCATGAACAAATATCTGCATATGGAGCTGGGAAAAGCCATGTCGCTGTCCGGCATGTGTGTGGCGCTTTCGGCGGCACTCGTCTATGACAAGAAGACGGTTGTGCTCAGTATCCTCGGTACATATTTCAACGGTATTGTGCTGGATCATTTTATTTTTGACCATGACATGAAGCGCCGTGTCTGCATCATCACCGAAAAGGAAGAAGAACTGCGCAAGTTTATCATAGAGGATCTGCACAGTGGAGCGACGATCTATGAGTCGATCGGTGCATACAATATGCAGAAGCGGAACGAAATCATCGCCATCGTGGACAAGGCGGAGTATCAGAAACTCATGAATTATATCAGTCGTGAGGACCCACATGCATTCATTACGGTATACACGGTGTCAGATATCCGCTATCAGCCGAAGCGGCAGCAATGA
- a CDS encoding LD-carboxypeptidase, which yields MKTVAIVACSNGQKEEYRSQNEELARYLEETGHKVLWSNDIYEKNAAFSGTGAERAAELMRFFNDPEVEEIYDISGGDLANQVLDGLDYAAIRRSRAVFWGYSDLTTVINAIYAQTGKSSVLYQVKNMVWGEGKEVQRRRFENRAALFDPQVRFVQGEKMEGVVVGGNIRCFLKLSGTRYFPDLCDKILLLEAYGGEVPQMATYLAQLKQLGAFEKVGGILLGTFTAMEAHACSPDITALVREAAGTQIPIAKTQEIGHGNDAKAIRIGERIYCGGDEECRSVVTDAERRQLETR from the coding sequence ATGAAAACAGTTGCAATCGTGGCGTGTTCCAACGGGCAGAAAGAAGAATATCGAAGCCAGAACGAGGAACTGGCACGGTATCTGGAGGAAACGGGACACAAGGTTTTATGGAGCAATGATATCTATGAAAAAAATGCCGCATTTTCAGGTACGGGAGCAGAGCGCGCCGCGGAACTGATGCGTTTCTTCAATGACCCGGAGGTGGAGGAGATCTATGACATTTCCGGAGGAGATCTCGCTAATCAGGTGCTGGACGGGCTGGACTATGCCGCCATCCGAAGAAGCAGGGCGGTTTTCTGGGGCTACAGCGATCTGACGACGGTCATCAACGCCATCTATGCACAGACCGGGAAAAGCAGCGTGCTCTATCAGGTCAAGAACATGGTCTGGGGAGAGGGAAAAGAGGTGCAGCGGCGGAGATTTGAGAACCGTGCGGCGCTGTTTGACCCGCAGGTTCGCTTTGTGCAGGGGGAGAAGATGGAAGGCGTTGTTGTCGGCGGGAATATCCGCTGCTTTTTGAAGCTGTCGGGAACCCGCTATTTTCCGGATCTTTGCGACAAGATTCTGCTGCTGGAAGCATACGGCGGCGAAGTGCCGCAGATGGCGACGTATCTGGCGCAGCTAAAGCAGCTGGGGGCGTTTGAGAAGGTCGGAGGAATTTTGCTCGGAACATTTACGGCGATGGAGGCGCATGCGTGCAGCCCGGATATCACTGCATTGGTGAGGGAGGCGGCAGGGACGCAGATTCCGATCGCAAAGACACAGGAAATCGGTCACGGAAATGACGCGAAAGCGATCCGGATCGGAGAAAGGATATACTGCGGCGGAGACGAAGAATGTCGAAGCGTTGTTACAGATGCTGAAAGGAGACAGTTGGAAACCAGATGA
- a CDS encoding ABC transporter permease, translating into MKSAYNKEIWRAIRKGKKRFFSIMLITILGVGMLTGLRAACMDLRYSADQFYDRQGLYDISVVSTLGLTEKDVDALKALDGVADAVGVYSETVHAKVNDHEVSIAVCTLNDRGINQPYVLSGRLPESADETAVTTAFADETGCGIGDVIAVDTTDDEESSLLCSRFTVTGIVVDVQDVNNAKGATAFRSGQSEDDTVFILPEAADSDIYTQVCLTVDGAAELFCYSDAYEEKVAQVTDAIETQIKENREQARYVEVTDEAKEKLADAKAEAEESFAEAEQQLSDARAELDKGWQELSDGQEEFDAEKQQAEDGFAEARDEIAAGKQQIADGSAQLDAAEQQLSEGEAQVASGKQTLSAKEEETYAQLDAARAQLTESSKQAAETEAALEAQAQEVIQAYGEAWPAEAWDAYVQAAVEAYLPVARAVVAEQDASQAQAAVPGLVADSQSAFLEALQQPTADQLVQLAMGLGNVRATIQALGEAQAQLDTAEQTARQQFDAAWNELNEGEAQIIFGKSQIADKRAELENGSMALSEGEAQLAQKEQETAAQIKDGEENLAEGREKLLEGETEYADGKAEYEENLADFNETIAEEEQKIADIDMTQWYVQDRTSLSGYANVKSDAASIEAIGTVFPMVFFVVAILISLTTITRMVEEDRGLIGTYKALGFTDREIRRKYLVYACAASVSGGILGNVCGFVLLPEIIFRIFDTMYLFPEYLLRFMPLLGCGGAALFAAGIVIATACACKAELVHMPAVLMRPKAPRAGSRVLLERITPVWKRLSFLNKVTARNLFRYKKRLFMTVAGIMGCMALLLFGFAVRDSVTDLLPRQYENVYRYDVMAAGAASDNDKILSYVNGDPNVQSALNVQISTVKLKNAAGKEEKAQMIVVPGDEPLAEYIGLYNLKDEEIGLLDGEILVTQNAANVLGFAAGDQVEIQDQDLNQREVTVSGLVRNYLGNNVYMTEKTYESLFGDYEPNGVFLKLSEECSDEIAYADDLGGKEGIVSYTSKQELSDEFSDAFTLINMVVYIVIIMAAALAFVVLFTLSTTNISERSRELATIKVLGFFDREVHLYVNKETMILTAIGIVCGIPLGYAFAQTLTYVLNMPSIYLAVSLHGKSYAMAAGLSFLFAILVDLLTNRSLDEIDPVEALKSVE; encoded by the coding sequence ATGAAGAGTGCATATAATAAGGAGATATGGCGGGCGATCCGCAAGGGGAAAAAACGGTTTTTCTCCATCATGCTGATCACGATTCTGGGTGTCGGAATGCTCACCGGATTGCGGGCTGCCTGCATGGATCTGCGCTATTCGGCAGATCAGTTTTATGACAGACAGGGACTGTACGATATCAGTGTCGTCTCGACGCTCGGACTTACGGAGAAGGATGTGGATGCGTTAAAGGCACTGGACGGTGTCGCGGATGCGGTCGGCGTCTACAGTGAGACGGTACATGCGAAAGTAAACGATCATGAGGTCAGCATTGCAGTCTGCACGTTGAATGACAGGGGAATCAATCAGCCGTATGTGTTGTCCGGCAGGCTGCCGGAGAGTGCGGATGAGACCGCCGTTACAACCGCGTTTGCCGATGAGACGGGATGCGGCATCGGGGATGTCATCGCGGTGGATACAACAGATGATGAGGAGTCTTCGCTGCTCTGCAGCCGCTTTACCGTAACGGGAATTGTGGTGGATGTGCAGGATGTCAACAATGCAAAGGGAGCGACGGCGTTCCGCTCCGGGCAGTCGGAGGATGACACTGTGTTCATCTTGCCGGAGGCGGCAGACAGCGATATTTACACACAAGTCTGCCTTACCGTCGATGGTGCTGCAGAATTGTTCTGCTATTCCGATGCCTATGAGGAAAAGGTCGCACAGGTGACGGATGCGATTGAAACGCAGATTAAGGAAAATCGGGAGCAGGCACGGTACGTGGAAGTCACGGATGAGGCGAAAGAGAAGCTTGCGGATGCGAAAGCGGAGGCGGAAGAGTCCTTTGCTGAGGCAGAGCAGCAGCTTTCCGATGCGAGAGCAGAGCTGGATAAGGGCTGGCAGGAACTTTCCGACGGCCAGGAGGAATTTGATGCGGAAAAACAGCAGGCGGAGGATGGTTTTGCGGAAGCGAGAGATGAAATTGCCGCGGGAAAGCAGCAGATTGCCGATGGCAGCGCGCAGCTGGATGCAGCGGAGCAGCAGCTTTCGGAAGGCGAGGCGCAGGTGGCATCCGGTAAGCAGACGCTTTCGGCAAAGGAAGAGGAAACCTATGCACAGTTAGACGCGGCACGCGCACAGCTTACAGAGAGCAGTAAACAGGCAGCGGAGACGGAGGCGGCATTGGAAGCGCAGGCGCAGGAGGTCATCCAGGCGTACGGGGAAGCATGGCCCGCTGAGGCCTGGGACGCCTATGTGCAGGCGGCAGTGGAGGCGTATTTACCCGTAGCAAGAGCGGTGGTCGCAGAGCAGGATGCCTCGCAGGCACAGGCGGCGGTGCCGGGACTGGTGGCGGACAGCCAGAGTGCGTTTTTGGAGGCGCTGCAGCAACCCACAGCCGATCAGCTGGTACAGCTTGCAATGGGACTGGGAAATGTGCGGGCGACAATCCAGGCGCTCGGCGAGGCACAGGCGCAGCTGGATACGGCAGAACAGACGGCACGGCAGCAGTTTGATGCGGCATGGAACGAACTGAACGAAGGGGAAGCACAGATCATCTTCGGAAAATCGCAGATTGCCGATAAGAGAGCAGAGCTGGAGAACGGCAGTATGGCGCTTTCCGAAGGCGAGGCGCAGCTGGCGCAAAAGGAACAGGAGACTGCGGCGCAGATAAAGGACGGTGAGGAAAATCTCGCCGAAGGACGGGAAAAGCTGCTTGAAGGTGAGACGGAATACGCGGACGGCAAGGCAGAATATGAAGAAAATCTTGCGGACTTCAATGAGACGATTGCGGAGGAAGAGCAAAAGATTGCGGACATTGACATGACACAGTGGTATGTACAGGATCGCACGTCTCTGAGCGGTTATGCCAATGTGAAGAGCGATGCGGCGTCGATTGAGGCGATCGGTACGGTGTTCCCGATGGTATTTTTCGTTGTTGCCATTCTCATCAGCCTGACGACGATAACCCGTATGGTGGAGGAGGACCGCGGTCTGATTGGAACCTACAAAGCGCTCGGCTTTACGGATCGTGAGATCCGCAGAAAATATCTGGTGTATGCATGTGCGGCGAGTGTGTCCGGCGGAATTCTGGGAAATGTGTGCGGATTTGTTCTTCTGCCGGAGATTATTTTCCGGATTTTTGATACGATGTATCTGTTCCCGGAATATCTGCTGCGCTTTATGCCGCTGCTCGGATGTGGCGGAGCTGCACTTTTTGCGGCCGGAATTGTCATCGCTACCGCCTGTGCATGTAAAGCGGAACTTGTACACATGCCGGCAGTTCTGATGCGGCCGAAAGCGCCGCGCGCAGGCTCCCGCGTACTGCTGGAGCGCATCACGCCGGTATGGAAGCGCCTGTCATTTCTCAATAAAGTGACCGCCCGCAACCTGTTCCGCTATAAAAAGCGTCTTTTCATGACCGTAGCGGGAATTATGGGATGCATGGCGCTCTTACTTTTCGGATTCGCGGTGAGGGATTCGGTGACAGACCTGCTGCCGCGCCAGTATGAGAATGTGTACCGGTATGATGTCATGGCGGCGGGGGCAGCATCCGACAATGACAAGATTCTTTCCTATGTAAATGGGGATCCGAATGTGCAAAGTGCGCTGAACGTGCAGATTTCCACGGTGAAGCTGAAGAATGCTGCCGGGAAGGAAGAAAAGGCACAGATGATTGTCGTGCCGGGGGATGAGCCTCTTGCAGAGTACATTGGTCTGTACAATCTTAAGGATGAGGAGATCGGCCTTTTGGACGGCGAGATTCTGGTGACGCAGAATGCGGCAAATGTGCTTGGGTTTGCGGCCGGCGATCAGGTGGAGATTCAGGATCAGGATCTGAATCAGCGGGAAGTGACGGTAAGCGGTCTCGTCCGCAATTACCTCGGCAATAACGTCTATATGACAGAGAAAACCTATGAATCGCTGTTTGGCGATTATGAACCGAACGGAGTATTTTTAAAGTTGTCGGAAGAATGTTCGGATGAAATTGCCTATGCAGATGATCTCGGCGGAAAAGAGGGTATCGTGTCCTACACCAGCAAGCAGGAGCTTTCGGATGAGTTCTCGGATGCGTTCACCCTGATCAATATGGTGGTCTACATTGTGATTATCATGGCGGCGGCGCTCGCGTTCGTGGTTTTATTTACGCTGTCTACGACGAATATTTCCGAGCGGAGCAGAGAGCTGGCGACGATTAAGGTGCTGGGATTTTTTGACCGTGAAGTGCATCTGTATGTCAACAAAGAGACCATGATACTCACGGCGATCGGCATTGTCTGCGGAATTCCGCTGGGATATGCGTTTGCGCAGACCTTAACGTATGTTTTGAACATGCCGTCGATTTATCTGGCGGTGTCCCTTCACGGGAAAAGCTATGCCATGGCGGCAGGCCTCTCATTTTTGTTTGCGATCCTGGTGGATCTGCTGACGAACCGCTCCCTGGATGAAATTGATCCGGTGGAAGCTTTAAAGAGTGTAGAATAG
- a CDS encoding ABC transporter ATP-binding protein has translation MAYIEFNNVTKEYKTGETSIKALDGASFSVEKGELAVILGSSGAGKTTALNILGGMDVPTAGEIKVDGRDIAKYNKKQLVGYRRTDIGFVFQFYNLVPNLTAIENVELAAQVCRNSLDAGEMLTKVGLADRKNNFPAQLSGGEQQRVSIARAIAKNPKLLLCDEPTGALDYNTGKQILQLLQDTCRNDGITVLLITHNSALAPMADRLIRFKSGKVTEITCNAHPTPIAEIEW, from the coding sequence ATGGCATATATCGAATTTAATAATGTAACGAAGGAATATAAGACAGGTGAGACTTCGATCAAAGCGCTGGATGGAGCCTCATTTTCTGTGGAGAAGGGCGAACTGGCAGTGATTCTCGGTTCCTCCGGTGCAGGGAAGACGACGGCGCTCAATATTTTAGGCGGAATGGATGTGCCGACTGCGGGCGAGATCAAGGTGGATGGCAGAGATATTGCAAAGTATAACAAAAAGCAGCTCGTCGGATACCGGCGTACCGATATCGGGTTTGTATTCCAGTTCTACAATCTGGTGCCGAATCTCACAGCGATAGAGAATGTGGAACTTGCGGCGCAGGTGTGCAGAAATTCGCTCGATGCCGGGGAGATGCTCACAAAAGTGGGACTGGCGGACCGCAAAAATAACTTTCCGGCGCAGCTTTCCGGAGGAGAACAGCAGCGGGTGTCTATCGCGCGTGCGATCGCCAAGAATCCGAAACTCCTGCTCTGCGATGAGCCGACGGGAGCGCTTGACTATAACACCGGAAAACAGATTCTGCAGCTGCTGCAGGATACCTGCCGGAACGATGGGATTACGGTACTTCTGATTACGCACAACTCTGCGCTGGCACCGATGGCTGACCGCCTGATCCGCTTTAAGAGCGGAAAGGTGACAGAGATTACCTGCAATGCGCACCCTACGCCGATCGCGGAGATCGAGTGGTAG
- a CDS encoding TetR/AcrR family transcriptional regulator: MKKQPHITEQTKNNLRIAFWSLYAQKPIEKISIKEITELAGYNRGTFYLYYNDVYDLLHQIEEEILGKITDVLNDSLEKNDTFDLSGQMGILLDLMQTYETYAAVLLSDHGDPHFATRLKEVVWPLLNRYFVPSEGHDDYEMALLADFYLSGLLASVIRWLQNPKMTLEEFLDFMVGTIFPKPDSPQSYSSCGKSAQTPADKSAETPMP; encoded by the coding sequence ATGAAAAAGCAGCCCCATATCACAGAACAGACCAAAAATAATCTGCGGATCGCTTTCTGGTCTCTCTACGCGCAAAAACCGATAGAAAAAATCTCCATCAAGGAGATTACCGAGCTTGCCGGTTACAACCGCGGCACCTTTTATCTCTACTATAATGATGTATATGATCTTCTTCATCAGATTGAGGAAGAAATCCTCGGGAAAATTACAGATGTTCTGAATGATTCTCTGGAAAAAAATGATACCTTTGACCTTTCCGGTCAGATGGGAATTCTTTTAGATCTGATGCAGACATATGAAACCTATGCTGCTGTACTCTTAAGCGATCATGGCGACCCGCATTTTGCGACCCGCCTGAAAGAAGTGGTATGGCCCCTCTTAAACCGTTATTTTGTTCCCTCGGAGGGACATGACGATTACGAGATGGCACTTCTTGCCGATTTTTACCTGTCCGGCCTTCTCGCCAGTGTCATTCGCTGGCTGCAGAACCCTAAAATGACACTGGAAGAGTTTTTGGATTTTATGGTGGGAACCATTTTCCCTAAACCTGATTCCCCACAATCTTATAGTAGCTGCGGGAAGTCAGCGCAAACACCAGCAGATAAATCAGCAGAAACACCAATGCCGTAA
- a CDS encoding ABC transporter permease, which translates to MRKLYVKLAAVNIRNNRQLYLPYLLAGVFSAAMFYLVMSIQDNPGLEQMRGGAYVAVTLLLGVIIVGLFAAIFLFYTNSFIMKRRKRELSVYNILGMEKKHIARVLFLEMLFTAAVTIGGGLLFGIAFGKLMTMLLYRMTGFNQSVPFTISLTGCRHTLVLFGCIYAVTLFYNFMQIKLSNPMELLHSANAGEREPKTKVLLAVIGAAALGGGYYLALTVADAVSAITMFFVAVLLVILGTYCLFTAGSIAVLKLFRKNKNYYYKSRHFTTVSGMIYRMKQNAVGLANICILSTMVLVTVSTTLCMYLGVEDALKRRFAHEVSVVSYYNAMPEHPEEVDALAEASLKDSGRVLTGHSAMLNMSLTAVRTDDGFSVTGIGAGTDYSISDVVLLTILPKSDWENYTGETVGELGCGEIALAASSAYEKGTLALDNETYQVKQIYAYPETDHDYLDDMADDSVFMIVPDREALGQIFTELKQNWDEERVSLQIKYNMAFDIDGTAEEKVAAENTLHAAITAYNDGHPSDDAKDSYSRTYVECRAQNRDEYYSLNGGLLFIGLFLGAMFLMVTVLIIFYKQISEGYEDKERYAIMEKVGMSNAEVKRSIRTQILTVFFLPIGAAVLHVVMAFPMIKWILAAFSLNNTALFALCVAVTALVFLLIYLLVFALTSRSYYKIVGNQV; encoded by the coding sequence ATGCGTAAGTTATATGTCAAACTGGCAGCAGTCAATATCCGCAATAACAGACAGCTTTACCTGCCGTACCTTCTGGCGGGGGTGTTCTCGGCAGCGATGTTCTATCTGGTAATGTCCATTCAGGATAACCCGGGGCTGGAGCAGATGAGAGGCGGCGCCTATGTGGCGGTAACGCTGCTGCTCGGAGTGATCATTGTCGGACTGTTCGCGGCGATTTTCCTGTTTTATACCAACAGCTTCATCATGAAGCGGCGCAAGCGGGAATTGAGCGTATACAATATACTTGGGATGGAGAAGAAACATATCGCCAGGGTGCTTTTTCTGGAAATGCTGTTTACGGCGGCGGTTACGATCGGCGGAGGCCTGTTGTTCGGCATTGCATTCGGCAAGCTGATGACGATGCTTTTGTACCGCATGACAGGATTCAACCAGAGCGTTCCGTTTACCATTTCGCTGACGGGATGCCGCCACACGCTGGTGCTTTTCGGCTGTATATACGCGGTCACACTTTTCTATAACTTTATGCAGATAAAGCTTTCCAATCCGATGGAACTGCTGCACAGCGCCAATGCGGGAGAGCGGGAGCCGAAGACGAAAGTGCTGCTGGCGGTGATCGGAGCGGCGGCACTCGGCGGCGGCTATTATCTGGCGCTTACGGTGGCGGACGCAGTCTCTGCCATTACCATGTTTTTTGTGGCGGTGCTGCTTGTGATTCTGGGAACGTATTGTCTGTTTACTGCGGGCAGTATTGCCGTACTCAAACTGTTTCGGAAAAATAAAAACTATTATTACAAATCAAGACATTTTACGACGGTTTCCGGTATGATCTACCGGATGAAACAGAACGCGGTGGGACTTGCCAATATCTGTATTCTGTCGACGATGGTTCTGGTGACGGTTTCTACCACCCTGTGTATGTATCTGGGAGTGGAAGACGCCCTAAAACGGCGTTTTGCACATGAGGTGTCTGTGGTGTCCTACTATAATGCAATGCCGGAACATCCGGAGGAAGTGGATGCCCTGGCGGAAGCATCCCTGAAGGATTCCGGACGGGTACTGACGGGGCACAGCGCCATGTTGAACATGTCGCTGACCGCGGTGCGCACGGACGATGGATTTTCCGTGACCGGCATCGGGGCAGGCACAGATTACAGTATTAGTGATGTGGTGCTGCTCACGATTCTGCCAAAATCCGATTGGGAGAATTACACCGGTGAAACGGTCGGGGAACTTGGCTGCGGAGAGATTGCACTGGCAGCATCCTCTGCCTATGAAAAAGGGACGTTGGCGCTTGACAACGAGACATATCAGGTAAAACAGATCTACGCATATCCTGAGACGGATCACGATTATCTGGATGACATGGCAGACGACAGTGTATTTATGATTGTGCCGGATAGGGAGGCGCTGGGGCAGATTTTTACGGAGTTGAAACAGAACTGGGACGAGGAGCGTGTAAGCCTGCAGATCAAATACAATATGGCGTTTGACATAGACGGAACAGCAGAAGAAAAAGTGGCAGCGGAAAATACGCTTCATGCGGCGATTACCGCATACAATGACGGGCATCCGTCGGATGATGCAAAGGACTCTTATTCTAGAACGTATGTCGAATGCCGGGCACAGAACCGGGATGAATACTACAGCTTAAACGGTGGTCTGCTTTTTATCGGTCTGTTTCTGGGCGCGATGTTCCTCATGGTGACGGTGCTGATCATTTTTTACAAGCAGATCTCGGAAGGCTACGAGGACAAGGAACGGTATGCCATCATGGAGAAGGTCGGCATGAGCAATGCCGAGGTAAAGCGGAGTATCCGTACACAGATCCTGACGGTATTTTTCCTGCCGATCGGGGCAGCAGTACTTCATGTTGTCATGGCATTCCCGATGATCAAATGGATTCTGGCGGCGTTCAGCCTCAACAATACCGCACTGTTTGCCTTATGCGTTGCGGTTACGGCATTGGTGTTTCTGCTGATTTATCTGCTGGTGTTTGCGCTGACTTCCCGCAGCTACTATAAGATTGTGGGGAATCAGGTTTAG
- a CDS encoding ABC transporter ATP-binding protein → MAILEVHNLKKIYTTRFGGNQVQALADLNFSVEKGEYVAIMGESGSEKTTLLNILAALDKPTAGEVLLNNKNIVTLGEREISKFRRENLGFVFQDFNLLDHFSLKDNILLPLVLADAPVQEMEERLWPIAEKLGIDVLLEKYPYEVSGGQKQRAAVARALITRPQLILADEPTGALDSRATDGLLKLFGTINGEGQTILMVTHSTKAASHANRILFIKDGEVFHQLYRGNMTNEELYVRISDTLTVLTTGKEGGCHA, encoded by the coding sequence ATGGCTATTCTGGAAGTTCATAATTTGAAAAAAATATATACAACAAGGTTTGGGGGAAATCAGGTGCAGGCGCTTGCAGATCTGAATTTTTCCGTGGAAAAAGGGGAGTATGTCGCAATTATGGGAGAGTCCGGTTCAGAAAAGACGACACTGCTTAATATTCTGGCGGCGTTAGACAAACCGACCGCGGGGGAAGTGCTGTTGAATAATAAGAACATTGTGACACTCGGCGAGAGGGAGATTTCCAAATTCAGAAGGGAGAACCTGGGCTTTGTTTTTCAAGATTTTAATTTGCTGGATCATTTTTCATTAAAAGATAACATTCTTCTGCCACTTGTCCTGGCAGATGCACCGGTGCAGGAGATGGAGGAGCGGCTTTGGCCGATTGCCGAAAAGCTTGGGATCGATGTGCTGCTTGAGAAATATCCTTATGAGGTTTCCGGCGGACAGAAGCAGAGGGCGGCGGTTGCCCGCGCACTGATCACCCGTCCGCAGCTGATTCTGGCAGATGAACCGACGGGGGCGCTGGATTCCAGGGCGACCGACGGACTGTTGAAGCTGTTTGGCACGATCAACGGGGAAGGACAGACGATTCTTATGGTGACACATTCCACGAAAGCGGCGAGCCATGCCAACCGGATTCTTTTTATCAAGGACGGCGAAGTATTTCATCAGCTGTACCGCGGGAATATGACGAATGAGGAGCTGTATGTGCGGATTTCGGATACGCTGACGGTTCTTACCACCGGCAAAGAGGGAGGCTGTCATGCGTAA